CAGTATTGAACTGCAAATGCTTCAGGTAAACATGGTGACATTGACTCATTTAACAAAGTTATTTCTCAAAGATATGGTCGAGCAAGACTATGGAAAAATATTAAATGTGGCCTCAGCAGCAGCTTTTCAACCAGGGCCTCTAATGGCAGTTTATTTTGCTACTAAAGCCTATGTCTTATCCTTTTCAGAAGCGATCGCTAATGAATTAGAGGGTACTGGTGTTAGCGTGACTGTTCTTTGCCCCGGGCCAACAGCATCAGAATTCCAACAAACTGCTGCAATGGAAGATTCAAAGATTGCTAGCGTTAACAGAATGATGGATACGGCAACCGTTGCTAAAATTGGTTATCAGGGTTTAATGAAAAACAAAACTGTTGTTGTTCCTGGGATGAGAAATAAAATATTGACCGAAAGCGTCAGATTTACACCCAGAAATCTAGTAACAAAGGTTGTGAGAAGTATGCACGAACTTAAAAAAAATAGGTAGCTCGATATTTTATCCTGTTTCAACTAAATCGCCAGACTAACTTTCTTCACA
The Nostoc punctiforme PCC 73102 genome window above contains:
- a CDS encoding SDR family NAD(P)-dependent oxidoreductase: MNKTSESRQKKTALITGAASGIGYQLTQIFARHGYNLVLVDKNEQKLTEIINEFPQKFGIFVKILAKDLSIPTSPEEIFRELQQESIKIDVLVNNAGFGTYGAFSETDLSIELQMLQVNMVTLTHLTKLFLKDMVEQDYGKILNVASAAAFQPGPLMAVYFATKAYVLSFSEAIANELEGTGVSVTVLCPGPTASEFQQTAAMEDSKIASVNRMMDTATVAKIGYQGLMKNKTVVVPGMRNKILTESVRFTPRNLVTKVVRSMHELKKNR